One window from the genome of Pyrus communis chromosome 16, drPyrComm1.1, whole genome shotgun sequence encodes:
- the LOC137720750 gene encoding mitochondrial metalloendopeptidase OMA1 translates to MGSYRRAKLAVDAFRGFTARIAPKAAAREPISRVFSTGSSASVSNSAKFSGFSSNSSILHKSIPQLGRITRTTQYKSPFLDCTKRYYYVDRKRVHHFKPRGPRRWFESPRNVLIVGLVGSGIFITVYFGNLETIPYTKRTHFIILSKALEKRLGETQFQQMKESFKGDILPAIHPDSVRVRLIAKDIIEALQRGLSHDVTWTDVDYASGKVELAHESGGKDTLMALQDPPEEGKWSREDEILDDRWIEKSRKTSRERGLKAATSHLDHLNWEVLVVDKPIVNAFCLPGGKIVVFTGLLKHFTSDAEIATIIGHEVGHAVARHSAETITKNLWFAILQLVLYQFVTPDVVNTMSNLFLRLPFSRRMEIEADHIGLLLIASAGYDPRVAPTVYEKLSKVTGGESALRDYLSTHPSGKKRAELLAQAKIMEEALAIYRDAGAGRGVEGFL, encoded by the exons ATGGGATCGTACAGGAGAGCAAAGCTCGCAGTCGACGCCTTCCGCGGCTTCACGGCGAGGATTGCCCCCAAAGCCGCCGCCAGAGAGCCTATCTCTCGCGTTTTCTCAACTGGGTCTTCCGCTTCCGTCTCCAACTCAGCTAAGTTTTCCGGGTTTTCTTCCAATTCTTCAATTTTACACAAATCAATTCCGCAACTTGGTAGAATTACAAGAACAACACAGTACAAAAGCCCCTTTCTTGATTGCACTAAGAGATATTACTATGTTGACCGGAAGCGGGTTCACCACTTCAAGCCGAGAGGCCCCCGGAGGTGGTTTGAGAGTCCCAGGAACGTTTTGATTGTGGGTCTGGTGGGTTCTGGGATTTTTATCACCGTGTATTTTGGGAATTTGGAGACGATTCCGTACACGAAGCGAAcccattttataattttgtcgAAAGCCTTGGAGAAGAGGTTGGGGGAGACCCAATTCCAGCAAATGAAAGAGAGTTTCAAAGGGGACATTTTGCCCGCCATACATCCGGATAGCGTGCGGGTTCGGTTGATTGCCAAGGATATAATAGAGGCTTTGCAGAGAGGGTTGAGCCATGACGTGACCTGGACTGACGTGGACTATGCGTCCGGTAAAGTGGAGCTGGCACATGAGAGTGGTGGCAAGGACACTTTGATGGCACTGCAGGATCCTCCGGAGGAGGGGAAGTGGTCCCGTGAGGATGAGATTCTTGATGATCGATGGATTGAGAAGAGTAGGAAGACAAGTAGGGAGAGAGGTTTGAAAGCTGCCACTTCGCATTTGGATCATTTGAATTGGGAGGTTTTGGTGGTGGATAAGCCCATTGTCAATGCATTTTGCTTGCCGGGTGGGAAGATTGTCGTCTTCACAGGGTTGCTCAAGCATTTTACAAGTGATGCCGAGATAGCAACGATCATTGGTCACGAG GTTGGCCATGCTGTGGCTCGACATTCTGCAGAGACTATTACAAAGAACCTGTGGTTTGCAATCCTGCAACTGGTGCTTTATCAATTTGTTACGCCTGATGTTGTCAACACAATGTCCAATCTTTTCTTGAGGCTTCCTTTCTCCCGAAG GATGGAAATTGAAGCGGATCACATTGGGCTTCTGTTGATTGCTTCTGCTGGATATGATCCCAGAGTGGCTCCAACTGTGTACGAGAAGTTGAGCAAGGTTACTGGTGGTGAATCTGCACTCAGAGATTATCTTTCAACCCATCCATCCGGGAAAAAGAGAGCTGAATTGCTGGCTCAAGCTAAGATCATGGAAGAAGCACTCGCTATATACAGGGATGCAGGAGCAGGACGTGGGGTTGAAGGCTTTCTTTAG
- the LOC137720192 gene encoding DEAD-box ATP-dependent RNA helicase 7 produces MPSIEVSDYLLAGTTPKEKKMKKLKSETLDAAADSPATEKKSKKESKHKKRKASDDEDRSETSSEMGEPVNVKPPKSEEKSKKKSKKAKVEPEEEDEEKTEEMVKEDPNAVSKFRISAPLRAKLKENGIESLFPIQAMTFDTILDGLDLVGRARTGQGKTLAFVLPVLESLTNGPAREFRKTGYGRPPTVIVLLPTRELAKQVFADFEAYGGAVGLAACCVYGGSPYGAQESKLRRGVDVVIGTPGRIKDHIERGNIDLSTLKVRILDEADEMLRMGFVDDVELILGKVKDVSKVQTLLFSATLPSWVKGISSRFLKPDKKTVDLVGNEKMKASTNVRHIVLPCSSSARSELIPDIIRCYSSGGRTIIFTETKEAASGLAEALPGARALHGDIQQGQREVTLAGFRSGKFMTLVATNVAARGLDINDVQLIIQCEPPRDVEDYIHRSGRTGRAGNSGVAVMLYDPRRSNFSKIERESGVKFEHISAPQPLDIAKAVGQDAAEMITKISDSVIPAFKSVAEELLNTSGLSAVDLLAKALAKAAGYTEIKKRSLLSSMENHVTVLLEAGKPIYSPSFAFGVLRRFLPEEKVESVKGMALTADGNGAVFDVAAEDLDLFLAGQENAANVSIEVLKSLPDLQEKESRNSRFGGGGRFGRGGGGGGGFRNDRYSNNRSSGGGRGRGNRW; encoded by the exons CGAAACCCTAGACGCCGCGGCCGACTCGCCAGCTACTGAGAAGAAGTCGAAGAAGGAGTCTAAGCACAAAAAGCGGAAGGCTTCGGATGACGAGGACAGGAGCGAGACGAGCTCCGAGATGGGCGAGCCCGTGAATGTGAAGCCTCCGAAGAGCGAGGAGAAGAGCAAGAAGAAGTCAAAGAAGGCGAAGGTGGAGCCGGAGGAGGAGGACGAGGAGAAGACCGAGGAGATGGTTAAAGAGGATCCTAACGCGGTGTCCAAGTTTCGGATTTCGGCGCCCTTGAGGGCCAAATTGAAGGAGAATGGGATCGAATCCTTGTTCCCTATTCAGGCCATGACATTCGATACCATTTTGGATGGTTTGGATTTGGTCGGCCGGGCTCGAACAGGGCAG GGTAAAACTCTGGCTTTCGTGTTGCCCGTTTTGGAGTCTTTGACAAATGGGCCTGCAAGAGAATTTAGAAAGACTGGTTATGGTAGACCTCCAACTGTTATCGTGCTTTTACCCACCAGGGAACTTGCCAAACAG GTTTTCGCCGATTTTGAAGCTTATGGTGGTGCTGTGGGGCTAGCAGCGTGTTGTGTATATGGTGGATCTCCCTACGGGGCTCAAGAAAGTAAGCTAAGGAGAGGGGTGGATGTTGTTATTGGAACGCCTGGCCGCATAAAG gATCATATAGAGAGGGGCAATATCGACTTGAGTACATTGAAGGTTAGGATCCTCGATGAAGCTGATGAAATGCTGAGGATGGGCTTTGTTGATGATGTTGAACTCATTCTAG GCAAAGTGAAGGATGTAAGTAAAGTTCAAACGCTTCTCTTCAGTGCAACCTTGCCGAGTTGGGTGAAAGGC aTTTCTTCTAGGTTTCTCAAACCAGATAAGAAAACTGTAGATCTTGTTGGTAATGAAAAAATGAAGGCCAGCACCAATGTTAGGCATATTGTTCTTCCTTGCTCCAGTTCAGCAAGATCAGAACTTATTCCTGATATCATACGTTGTTACAGCAG TGGAGGCCGCACAATTATTTTCACCGAGACAAAGGAAGCTGCTTCTGGACTTGCTGAGGCGCTGCCTGGAGCCCGAGCTTTGCATGGGGACATACAGCAGGGCCAACGTGAG gtcACACTTGCTGGTTTCAGGTCTGGCAAGTTTATGACATTAGTAGCCACAAATGTGGCAGCGCGTGGACTGGATATCAATGATGTTCAATTAATTATTCAG TGTGAGCCCCCACGTGATGTAGAAGACTATATTCATCGATCTGGACGCACAGGGAGAGCAG GCAATTCTGGAGTTGCGGTCATGCTTTATGATCCCAGAAGGTCAAATTTTTCAAAAATCGAGAGAGAGTCGGGGGTGAAATTTGAACACATTTCTGCTCCTCAGCCGCTTGATATTGCCAAAGCAGTTGGTCAAGATGCAGCAGAAATGATAACCAAAATCTCTGACAG TGTAATTCCTGCTTTCAAGTCTGTTGCCGAGGAGCTACTTAACACCTCTGGCCTATCTGCAGTAGATCTACTGGCAAAAGCACTTGCTAAAGCTGCT GGCTACACCGAGATAAAGAAGAGATCACTTCTTAGCTCTATGGAAAACCATGTCACAGTACTTCTCGAGGCTGGAAAGCCAATTTATTCACCGTC TTTTGCTTTTGGGGTCTTGAGGAGATTCTTGCCAGAGGAGAAAGTTGAGTCAGTGAAGGGTATGGCGCTAACAGCTGATGGAAATGGTGCAGTGTTTGATGTAGCAGCTGAAGATTTGGATTTGTTTCTTGCTG GTCAGGAAAATGCAGCTAATGTGAGCATAGAGGTGTTGAAATCACTGCCTgatttacaagaaaaagaatCAAGGAATTCAAGATTTGGCGGTGGTGGAAGGTTTGgccgtggtggtggtggaggtggaggtttTCGAAATGATAGGTATTCCAACAACCGATCCAGTGGTGGTGGGAGGGGTCGCGGCAACAGATGGTGA